The Chryseobacterium scophthalmum genome has a window encoding:
- a CDS encoding lipocalin-like domain-containing protein, whose amino-acid sequence MKKLALFAGLSLLAFTGCNDDDAPEQIFPLVGTWSPTQEVRTQVPADGVGFSDQIAYTDCQKESRWVFNENSSGKRTNRDMAGTTTPTCSTISESNFTYVYNSSEKNFEIKYQGTVVSDKGKVTLLNAETLNLKIEDTTDPTIYKSTTYTFKRIPQ is encoded by the coding sequence ATGAAGAAATTAGCATTATTTGCAGGATTATCATTATTAGCTTTTACAGGATGTAACGACGATGACGCGCCGGAACAGATATTTCCTCTTGTTGGAACATGGTCTCCTACCCAAGAAGTGAGAACACAGGTTCCAGCTGATGGAGTTGGGTTTTCTGACCAAATAGCTTATACAGACTGTCAGAAAGAATCTAGATGGGTTTTTAATGAAAATTCTTCTGGTAAAAGAACCAATAGAGATATGGCGGGTACAACAACGCCAACTTGTAGCACAATTTCTGAGAGTAACTTTACTTATGTGTATAACTCTTCTGAGAAAAACTTCGAAATCAAATATCAGGGAACTGTGGTTTCAGATAAAGGTAAAGTGACTTTGCTTAACGCTGAAACTTTAAATCTGAAAATTGAAGATACTACAGATCCAACAATCTACAAGTCTACAACGTATACTTTCAAAAGAATTCCGCAATAA
- a CDS encoding deoxyuridine 5'-triphosphate nucleotidohydrolase codes for MEYSKEFKAALSQLSSVEKDRLIFRLLRKDEILSKKLYFELIDEETVDQKRDAMEELINEKVEYASKYISNQKYFIVLIRKISAQITEHVKVTTDKFGDISLNLLLINEILESNEKLSRQRFNDVYKLYLYIINKIVKALALTKKLDEDYWMEIDEYLSVAHEKITANIYLEKLFINNGIDFNWFTTDKIPDHFDLIIKDIKNQGFLK; via the coding sequence ATGGAGTATTCTAAAGAATTTAAAGCAGCATTAAGTCAACTCTCATCTGTAGAAAAAGACCGACTCATTTTCAGACTACTGAGAAAGGATGAAATCTTATCTAAAAAATTATATTTCGAATTAATCGATGAAGAAACCGTTGATCAGAAACGCGATGCAATGGAAGAACTGATTAATGAAAAAGTAGAATATGCTTCTAAATACATCAGCAATCAAAAATATTTCATTGTACTTATCCGAAAAATAAGTGCGCAAATTACCGAACACGTAAAAGTAACAACCGATAAATTTGGTGACATTAGCTTAAACCTTTTATTGATCAATGAAATACTTGAAAGCAATGAAAAACTGAGCCGGCAGAGATTCAATGATGTCTATAAACTTTATCTTTATATCATTAACAAAATTGTAAAAGCATTAGCTTTAACTAAAAAACTAGATGAAGATTACTGGATGGAAATTGATGAATATCTTTCAGTTGCGCACGAGAAAATCACCGCTAATATTTATCTTGAAAAACTGTTTATCAATAATGGAATAGACTTTAATTGGTTCACCACCGATAAAATTCCGGATCATTTTGATTTGATCATCAAAGATATTAAGAATCAGGGATTTTTAAAGTGA
- a CDS encoding MotA/TolQ/ExbB proton channel family protein — protein sequence MEMNVSKNDEQVVARKAGGLNPAVIIPILLVIGICIWLFVLGSPGNFKADPRLAGASVAFSDVEGKEMHPEGFLGMIYMGGIIVPLLVTFMITVIVFSFERYFVLNKASGAGNVDNFVVKVRSLLNSNKVDEALEECDRQQGSVGNVVKEGLTTYKALAHDTTLNKEQKMVALNKAIEEATTLEMPMLEKNMMILSTLGTVATLVALLGTVIGMIRAFFALGAGGGTPDAAALSIGISEALINTALGIGTSAVAIILYNFFTSKIDGLTYKIDEIAMSIQQSFAEFH from the coding sequence ATGGAAATGAATGTTTCAAAAAATGATGAGCAAGTAGTTGCTAGAAAAGCAGGAGGTCTTAATCCAGCTGTAATTATTCCTATTCTATTGGTTATAGGAATTTGTATTTGGTTATTCGTATTGGGTAGCCCGGGTAACTTTAAAGCTGATCCAAGATTGGCAGGTGCATCAGTAGCGTTTTCTGATGTTGAAGGTAAAGAGATGCATCCTGAAGGATTTTTAGGTATGATCTACATGGGAGGTATTATTGTACCATTATTGGTAACATTCATGATTACTGTAATTGTTTTCTCATTTGAAAGATATTTTGTTTTGAACAAAGCTTCAGGTGCAGGTAACGTAGATAACTTCGTAGTAAAAGTAAGAAGTTTATTAAATAGCAATAAAGTTGACGAGGCTTTAGAAGAGTGTGACAGACAACAAGGTTCTGTAGGGAACGTTGTGAAAGAAGGTCTTACTACTTACAAAGCTTTAGCTCACGATACTACTCTTAATAAAGAGCAGAAAATGGTTGCTCTTAACAAAGCAATCGAAGAGGCTACAACTCTTGAGATGCCAATGTTAGAGAAAAACATGATGATTCTTTCTACTTTAGGTACTGTTGCAACATTAGTAGCACTATTGGGAACAGTAATCGGGATGATTAGAGCATTCTTCGCTTTAGGAGCTGGAGGTGGTACTCCGGATGCGGCTGCATTATCAATCGGTATCTCTGAAGCGTTGATCAACACGGCATTAGGTATTGGTACTTCTGCAGTAGCGATTATCCTTTACAACTTCTTTACTTCTAAAATTGACGGATTGACTTATAAGATCGACGAGATCGCTATGAGCATTCAGCAGTCTTTTGCAGAATTTCACTAA
- a CDS encoding O-methyltransferase: MSFFEEKNPEMDRYLENHASSEPEILKKLRRETFQKTTQPHMISGYQQGRLLTIISKMLNPKNVLEIGTFTGYATLCLTEGLSPEGKITTLDVNEDLAYLPRKYFSESKFSNQIDFKIQDAKEFLGNTDEVFDLIFIDADKENYAEYFRLIKPKTKSGSVVLFDNVLWYGKVLEENPKQKSTQIIKELNDLVAKDDDFENLILPLRDGVNFLRRK; this comes from the coding sequence ATGAGTTTTTTTGAAGAAAAAAATCCGGAAATGGATCGGTATCTGGAAAATCATGCTTCGTCTGAGCCCGAAATTCTTAAAAAATTAAGAAGAGAAACTTTTCAGAAAACCACTCAGCCGCATATGATTTCCGGTTATCAGCAGGGAAGGCTTCTAACGATTATTTCTAAAATGCTGAATCCTAAAAACGTTTTAGAAATAGGAACTTTTACAGGATATGCCACGCTTTGCCTTACAGAAGGGTTGTCTCCGGAAGGAAAAATAACAACGCTTGATGTAAATGAAGATCTGGCTTATCTCCCAAGAAAGTATTTTTCTGAAAGTAAATTTTCAAATCAGATTGATTTTAAAATTCAGGATGCAAAAGAATTTCTAGGGAATACTGATGAGGTTTTCGATCTGATTTTCATTGATGCCGATAAAGAAAATTATGCTGAATATTTCAGATTAATAAAACCGAAGACAAAATCAGGCTCTGTAGTTCTATTTGATAATGTACTTTGGTACGGGAAAGTTTTAGAAGAAAACCCGAAGCAGAAATCTACCCAGATCATTAAAGAACTTAATGATTTGGTGGCAAAAGATGATGATTTTGAAAATCTTATTCTACCTTTGCGTGACGGAGTAAACTTTCTAAGAAGAAAGTAG
- a CDS encoding glycosyltransferase family 2 protein, translating into MPEVSIITPCYNSSLFLEETISSVMNQTFTDWEWLITDDQSTDNSVEIIQKHPDSRIKLIIAKKNGGAGHARNLSLAQASGRFITFLDADDFWEPNFLEEMVNFMKRENAEIAYSNYARCDENLIPKIEDFKADKEVTFNNLLKTCRLSLLSSMYDSHRIGKEFFPEGSKREDHVMWLNLLKKIPAGKPLPKTMAKYRMRENSISRKKQNIIKDQYLVYKYFMKFSTLKSLYYTANWALNGFMKYSKIFN; encoded by the coding sequence GTGCCCGAAGTTTCCATCATTACTCCTTGTTACAATTCTTCTCTTTTTTTAGAAGAAACCATCAGCTCGGTAATGAATCAAACTTTTACCGATTGGGAATGGCTTATTACAGACGATCAGTCTACAGATAATTCCGTTGAAATCATTCAGAAACATCCAGATTCCAGAATAAAATTAATTATTGCTAAAAAAAATGGCGGTGCAGGTCATGCAAGAAACCTTTCTCTAGCGCAAGCTTCCGGAAGATTTATAACTTTTCTTGATGCAGATGATTTTTGGGAGCCCAATTTTCTTGAAGAAATGGTCAATTTTATGAAGCGTGAAAATGCAGAAATTGCCTATTCTAATTATGCAAGATGTGATGAGAATTTAATTCCGAAGATTGAAGATTTTAAAGCCGACAAAGAAGTTACTTTTAATAACTTGCTTAAAACCTGCAGACTTTCTCTTCTATCATCTATGTACGATTCACATAGAATCGGAAAAGAATTTTTCCCGGAAGGAAGCAAAAGAGAAGATCACGTAATGTGGCTGAATTTATTAAAGAAAATTCCCGCAGGAAAACCGCTTCCAAAAACAATGGCTAAATACAGGATGCGTGAAAACAGCATCTCAAGAAAGAAACAGAATATCATCAAAGACCAGTATCTTGTTTATAAATATTTTATGAAGTTTTCTACTTTAAAATCTCTTTATTACACTGCAAACTGGGCGTTAAACGGATTTATGAAATATTCGAAAATATTTAATTAA
- the leuS gene encoding leucine--tRNA ligase, with protein MFYDHQQIEKKWQKYWEDNQTYKTSNNTDKPKFYVLDMFPYPSGAGLHVGHPLGYIASDIYARYKRHQGFNVLHPVGYDSFGLPAEQYAIQTGTHPAITTEQNITRYEEQLRKIGFSFDWSREVRTSDASYYKWTQWIFIELFHSWYNKDTDKAESIDTLIKHFEEKGTEGLNANQNDELNFTSEEWKNASEIDKEDILLNYRLAYRAETTVNWCPALGTVLANDEIKDGKSERGGFPVFQKKMMQWSMRISAYSERLLQGLKTLDWPQPLKDAQEYWIGKSQGAQVQFSIDGHDEIVEVFTTRPDTIFGATFMVLAPENPLVENITTAEQKAEVDTYIEETSKKTERDRMSDVKNVSGAFTGSYAINPFSGEKMPIYISDYVLMGYGTGAVMAVPAHDERDHRFAKKFNLEIKKVVETEEDVQEKSFDSKTSVCVNSDFLNGLNYDEAKALMIDAIEKKGIGHGTTNYRQRDAIFSRQRYWGEPVPIYYKDGMPYTLPTSALPLELPEVEKYLPTEDGDPPLGNSKTFAWDEVNLKIVDTNLIDDQTVFPLELSTMPGWAGSSWYFLRYMDPKNDEVFTNKELSDYWGQVDLYIGGSEHATGHLLYSRFWNMFLKDRGYINHDEPFQKLINQGMILGMSAFVYRIDGTNQYVSKNLAKDYKTQEIHVDVSLLKGTTDELDTEAFKAWRPDYADAEFILEDGKYITGREVEKMSKSKYNVVNPDDICNEYGADGLRLYEMFLGPLEQSKPWNTQGLSGVYGFLKKFWNLYFNGEVFEVSDEEPTKAEYKVLHTLIKKVVYDIENFSFNTSVSSFMIAVNELQKLKCNKRNILEPLAVIISPYAPHICEELWSLLGNKESIEFERFPILDENYLIEDEIEYPVSVNGKMKFKIALPATLSAKEVEDLVLQNDKMGMLLEGKTPKKIIVVPKKIVNIVI; from the coding sequence GTGTTTTACGATCATCAGCAGATAGAAAAAAAGTGGCAGAAATACTGGGAAGACAATCAAACGTACAAGACTTCCAATAATACAGACAAACCGAAATTTTATGTTCTCGATATGTTTCCGTATCCATCGGGAGCGGGGCTTCATGTAGGTCATCCGCTTGGATATATTGCGTCGGATATTTATGCGAGATATAAAAGACATCAGGGTTTTAATGTTCTCCACCCGGTTGGTTACGATAGTTTTGGGCTTCCTGCTGAACAGTACGCAATACAAACGGGAACGCATCCTGCGATTACAACTGAGCAAAACATTACAAGATACGAAGAGCAATTAAGAAAAATTGGTTTCTCTTTCGACTGGAGTAGGGAAGTGAGAACTTCTGATGCTTCTTATTATAAATGGACGCAATGGATTTTTATTGAATTGTTCCATTCTTGGTATAATAAAGATACAGACAAGGCAGAATCTATCGATACTTTGATTAAGCATTTTGAAGAAAAAGGAACGGAAGGTTTAAATGCCAATCAAAATGACGAATTAAACTTCACTTCGGAAGAATGGAAAAATGCTTCTGAAATTGATAAAGAAGATATTTTATTAAACTATCGTTTAGCTTACAGAGCAGAAACGACGGTGAACTGGTGTCCTGCTTTAGGAACAGTTTTGGCAAATGACGAAATAAAAGACGGTAAATCTGAAAGAGGAGGCTTTCCTGTTTTCCAAAAGAAAATGATGCAGTGGAGCATGAGAATTTCTGCTTACTCTGAAAGATTATTACAAGGTCTAAAAACTTTAGACTGGCCGCAACCTTTGAAAGATGCTCAAGAATACTGGATTGGAAAATCTCAGGGAGCACAGGTTCAATTTAGCATTGATGGTCACGACGAAATTGTTGAGGTTTTCACAACAAGACCTGATACAATTTTCGGCGCGACTTTTATGGTTTTAGCTCCGGAAAATCCTTTAGTGGAAAATATTACTACAGCCGAACAAAAAGCTGAGGTAGATACTTATATAGAAGAAACTTCTAAGAAAACCGAGAGAGACAGAATGTCTGACGTGAAAAACGTTTCGGGTGCTTTCACGGGAAGTTATGCAATCAATCCGTTCAGCGGAGAAAAAATGCCAATCTATATTTCAGATTACGTATTGATGGGTTACGGAACGGGAGCTGTAATGGCTGTTCCTGCGCACGATGAACGTGATCATAGATTTGCAAAGAAATTTAATCTTGAAATTAAAAAAGTTGTAGAAACAGAAGAAGACGTTCAGGAAAAGTCTTTTGATTCTAAAACCAGCGTTTGCGTAAATTCTGATTTCTTAAACGGATTAAATTATGACGAGGCAAAAGCATTAATGATTGATGCGATTGAAAAGAAAGGAATTGGCCACGGAACTACGAATTACAGACAACGTGACGCAATTTTTTCAAGACAGCGTTATTGGGGAGAACCGGTTCCTATATATTATAAGGATGGAATGCCTTACACGTTGCCAACTTCTGCATTACCTTTGGAACTTCCTGAAGTTGAAAAATATTTACCAACAGAAGATGGTGATCCGCCATTAGGAAATTCTAAAACTTTCGCTTGGGATGAAGTGAATCTGAAAATTGTTGATACCAATTTAATTGATGATCAAACTGTTTTCCCATTAGAATTATCTACAATGCCGGGTTGGGCAGGAAGCTCTTGGTATTTCTTGAGATATATGGATCCTAAAAATGATGAAGTTTTCACCAATAAAGAACTTTCAGATTATTGGGGACAGGTAGATTTATATATTGGAGGTAGCGAACACGCAACCGGTCACTTATTGTATTCTCGTTTCTGGAATATGTTCTTAAAAGACAGAGGATATATTAATCATGATGAGCCTTTCCAGAAATTAATCAACCAAGGGATGATTTTGGGGATGAGTGCTTTTGTTTATAGAATTGATGGTACTAATCAATATGTATCTAAAAATTTAGCAAAAGATTATAAAACTCAGGAAATCCATGTTGATGTATCTTTATTAAAAGGAACAACTGATGAATTGGATACTGAAGCATTCAAAGCCTGGAGACCAGATTATGCAGATGCAGAATTTATTTTAGAAGACGGAAAATACATCACAGGTCGTGAAGTAGAAAAAATGTCTAAGTCAAAATATAATGTTGTAAACCCAGACGATATCTGTAATGAATACGGAGCAGACGGTTTAAGACTGTATGAAATGTTCTTAGGTCCATTGGAACAATCGAAGCCGTGGAACACTCAAGGTTTAAGCGGAGTTTATGGTTTTCTGAAAAAATTCTGGAACTTATATTTTAATGGTGAGGTTTTTGAAGTATCAGACGAAGAACCTACAAAAGCGGAATATAAAGTTTTGCATACCTTAATAAAGAAGGTGGTTTACGATATCGAGAACTTCTCTTTCAATACTTCTGTTTCTTCATTTATGATTGCTGTCAATGAATTGCAGAAATTAAAATGTAACAAACGCAATATTTTAGAGCCTTTAGCCGTTATCATCTCTCCGTATGCGCCACATATTTGTGAAGAACTGTGGAGTTTGTTAGGAAATAAAGAATCTATTGAGTTTGAAAGGTTCCCGATTTTGGATGAAAATTATTTGATAGAAGACGAAATTGAGTATCCTGTAAGTGTAAATGGTAAGATGAAATTTAAAATTGCTCTTCCTGCAACATTATCTGCTAAAGAGGTTGAAGATTTAGTGCTTCAAAATGACAAAATGGGAATGCTTTTGGAAGGTAAAACCCCTAAAAAAATCATCGTAGTGCCAAAAAAAATCGTTAATATCGTAATTTAA
- a CDS encoding 3-deoxy-D-manno-octulosonic acid transferase produces the protein MAILYSIFVNLLIFGMKVLSLFNDKTKKGVEGRKRSLDIVKSAFLPSDKVLWMHAASLGEYEQGLPVLEKLKKNFPDHKILITFFSPSGYENVVKKKHIADAICYLPFDRKSTIKEFISQFDCELFFTVKYDYWYNLLAELKHENIKTFVISALFYERQSFFTTYGKWFVKQLKQNITWFFHQTQHSYVLAKYIGLLNSSVTGDTRFDRVKQLRLRNNQVDFVEEFISGKKTIVFGSSWQAEEKIAKMISEKNENLKIIIAPHDLKRVDNLKEIFPSAILYSELQNTQTLQPSNSQTLIIDSIGLLSKLYSYADVAIVGGGFHEAGLHNILEAATFGVPVIFGNHYKKNPEADQLILAKGGKSFENENSVAQFVLDLFNNEKMRLEMSENAEKFVTKQPDSSELILQKILSL, from the coding sequence ATGGCTATTTTATATTCCATATTTGTAAATCTTCTCATTTTCGGAATGAAAGTTTTGTCGTTGTTTAATGATAAAACTAAAAAAGGCGTTGAAGGAAGAAAGCGTTCTTTGGATATTGTGAAGTCTGCATTTTTGCCTTCTGATAAAGTTTTGTGGATGCATGCTGCAAGTCTTGGAGAATACGAACAGGGACTTCCTGTTTTAGAAAAACTCAAAAAAAACTTTCCGGATCATAAAATTCTGATTACTTTCTTTTCACCATCGGGTTACGAAAATGTAGTTAAGAAAAAACATATTGCAGATGCGATTTGTTATCTTCCTTTCGATAGAAAAAGTACGATAAAAGAATTTATTTCTCAGTTTGATTGTGAATTGTTTTTTACGGTAAAATATGATTATTGGTATAATCTTTTGGCAGAACTTAAACATGAAAATATAAAAACATTTGTGATCTCGGCGTTGTTTTACGAAAGACAGTCTTTCTTCACAACGTATGGGAAATGGTTTGTAAAACAGCTGAAGCAAAATATAACTTGGTTTTTTCATCAGACACAACATTCATATGTTTTGGCTAAATATATCGGTCTACTAAATTCTTCGGTAACCGGAGATACCCGATTTGACAGGGTAAAGCAATTGAGACTTCGTAATAATCAGGTTGATTTCGTTGAAGAATTTATCAGCGGTAAAAAGACAATTGTTTTTGGAAGTTCATGGCAAGCGGAAGAAAAAATTGCAAAAATGATTTCTGAAAAAAATGAGAATTTAAAAATAATTATTGCTCCACACGATTTAAAAAGAGTCGATAATTTAAAAGAAATTTTTCCCTCTGCAATTTTGTACAGCGAATTGCAAAACACCCAAACTCTCCAACCCTCAAACTCTCAAACGCTCATCATCGATAGCATTGGATTGCTTTCCAAATTATATTCTTATGCAGATGTTGCAATTGTTGGTGGAGGTTTTCACGAAGCTGGACTTCACAATATTTTGGAGGCAGCAACTTTCGGTGTTCCTGTGATTTTCGGAAATCATTACAAGAAAAATCCTGAAGCAGATCAATTAATTTTGGCTAAAGGCGGTAAATCTTTTGAGAACGAAAACTCAGTGGCTCAATTTGTTTTAGATTTATTTAATAATGAAAAAATGCGTTTAGAGATGTCTGAAAATGCTGAGAAATTTGTGACTAAACAACCAGATTCTTCAGAGCTTATTCTTCAAAAGATTTTATCACTTTAA
- a CDS encoding C40 family peptidase, protein MDKGICIVTVAPVRSENSDRAEIVTEILYGESADILEVNKNWTKIKMHYDGYEGWMDTKQIKPVTEEYLANRKVTLITEDFSSVMTLEGKTLLSMGSEVEFPAVASRRSHDVRESIALTAKEFLNIPYLWGGKSFFAVDCSGFVQLVYKIHNVKMPRDTYQQAEIGETLSFVEESQPGDLAFFENSEGKIIHVGIMLDNQKIIHASGKVRIDTLDSSGIFNKEMNKHTHKLRVIKSIL, encoded by the coding sequence ATGGATAAAGGAATTTGTATCGTGACTGTTGCGCCTGTTCGTTCCGAAAATTCGGATAGAGCAGAAATCGTTACCGAAATTTTGTATGGTGAAAGTGCAGATATTTTGGAAGTAAATAAAAACTGGACGAAAATAAAAATGCACTACGACGGCTATGAAGGCTGGATGGATACCAAACAAATCAAACCTGTCACCGAAGAATATCTTGCTAACAGAAAAGTAACCTTAATTACAGAAGATTTTTCTTCGGTAATGACTCTTGAGGGAAAAACATTGTTGTCAATGGGGTCTGAAGTAGAGTTTCCGGCTGTTGCATCCAGAAGAAGTCATGATGTACGTGAAAGTATTGCTTTGACGGCAAAAGAATTTCTAAACATTCCTTATTTGTGGGGTGGGAAAAGTTTTTTTGCGGTTGACTGTTCCGGTTTTGTACAGTTGGTTTATAAAATTCATAATGTGAAAATGCCTAGAGATACTTATCAACAAGCAGAAATAGGAGAGACTTTGAGTTTTGTAGAAGAAAGTCAGCCGGGAGATTTAGCATTTTTCGAAAATTCTGAAGGCAAAATTATTCATGTAGGGATTATGCTCGACAATCAAAAAATCATCCATGCTTCAGGAAAAGTAAGAATAGATACGCTCGATTCTAGTGGGATTTTTAATAAAGAAATGAATAAGCATACTCACAAACTGAGAGTGATTAAAAGCATTCTTTAA
- a CDS encoding OmpA family protein, with protein MKIFKILVASVVVLGMTSCVSKKQYDALSGNYKQCIENIGERQREIQDLKGQNSTLTAENNLLKSQHDALKSSLDACLSNTGKSSANIDKLVGEINASNSYIKQLISANAKNDSLNLALSNKLKRSLDNVTDQDVQVKVLKGVVMISLSDKLLYKTGDYNVLPAAQEVLGKVAKVINDYDKYSVLIEGNTDNAPLSSANLPRDNWDLSALRGTAIAKILQTQFGVDPARITAGGRSEYNPKATNMSVSGRSENRRTEIIIMPKLDEFMKLMDITPKK; from the coding sequence ATGAAGATTTTTAAAATTTTAGTAGCTTCAGTAGTGGTGTTGGGAATGACATCTTGCGTTAGTAAGAAGCAGTATGATGCTCTAAGTGGCAACTACAAACAGTGTATTGAAAATATTGGTGAGAGACAACGTGAAATTCAGGATCTGAAAGGTCAGAATTCTACATTGACAGCGGAAAATAACTTATTAAAAAGTCAGCACGATGCTTTGAAATCATCTTTGGATGCTTGTCTTTCAAACACAGGAAAGAGCTCGGCAAATATTGATAAATTGGTTGGTGAGATCAATGCATCAAATTCTTATATCAAACAGTTGATTTCTGCAAATGCTAAAAACGACAGTTTAAATTTAGCATTATCAAACAAGTTGAAAAGATCTTTGGATAATGTAACTGATCAGGATGTTCAGGTGAAAGTTCTTAAAGGTGTTGTAATGATTTCATTGTCAGATAAATTATTATACAAAACAGGAGATTACAACGTTTTACCTGCAGCTCAGGAAGTTTTGGGTAAAGTAGCAAAAGTAATCAACGATTATGATAAGTATTCTGTATTGATTGAAGGTAACACAGATAATGCACCATTAAGCTCTGCAAACTTACCGAGAGACAACTGGGATCTTTCTGCATTGAGAGGTACAGCAATTGCTAAAATATTGCAGACTCAGTTTGGGGTAGATCCTGCAAGAATTACAGCAGGTGGTCGTTCTGAATACAACCCTAAAGCTACCAACATGAGTGTTTCTGGAAGATCTGAAAACAGAAGAACAGAAATTATCATCATGCCTAAGCTGGATGAGTTTATGAAATTAATGGATATCACTCCTAAGAAATAA
- a CDS encoding DUF1648 domain-containing protein, giving the protein METVILTAFDILNLVLILFLWVYTLRIFKKLPEKIPTHFDLEGKPDHFGGKRFAFFLPVLSAIFYVVFFFITKYPETGNFPFEITEANQKMQFFIMIFLLKWLLFLVVLMFLNIQDYTIRYSLNSDSKARVHILLFIPFIFISVMAAIISAYIYQ; this is encoded by the coding sequence ATGGAAACTGTGATTCTTACTGCTTTTGATATTTTGAATTTAGTATTGATTCTGTTTTTATGGGTTTATACTCTAAGAATATTTAAAAAACTTCCTGAGAAAATTCCGACTCATTTTGATCTTGAAGGTAAACCTGATCATTTTGGAGGGAAAAGATTTGCTTTTTTTCTCCCTGTTTTATCGGCCATATTTTATGTGGTTTTCTTTTTTATAACAAAATATCCCGAAACCGGAAATTTTCCTTTTGAGATTACAGAGGCAAATCAGAAAATGCAGTTTTTCATCATGATTTTTCTGTTGAAATGGCTTTTGTTTCTTGTTGTATTGATGTTTTTAAATATTCAGGATTATACAATTCGGTACAGTTTAAATTCGGACTCGAAAGCAAGAGTTCACATTTTATTATTTATTCCTTTTATTTTTATCAGCGTAATGGCCGCAATAATCTCGGCTTATATTTATCAATAA